From Coffea arabica cultivar ET-39 chromosome 2e, Coffea Arabica ET-39 HiFi, whole genome shotgun sequence, the proteins below share one genomic window:
- the LOC113732490 gene encoding small ribosomal subunit protein uS9m, translating to MLSRLISKSSNLRFLTLISSQIHLQSPNPIFPQNPLTSIKPIYPHPNLSKIPHFYSTSNNSNNNNGDRQDSIPNLWQLSSEADDSIESIFGVESEENNEHVEQVKESANGSDSWLAESLDSGGGVDDGVDKFKGVMEEVKGGGDGHEGWATAEGYKPWSFAGEDKEDERNLFDVGGEEGVEERRESGEWGLEGSRGEDLVKKRSAEEEKQLEIEEKALTDVLKGPNRAFGDLIAASGITEAMLDSLIALKDLEGIQGLPPLREIEDMRYAKSTRKSARAEIERQKQEEAAKARVRQVDDKGRAYGTGRRKCSIARVWVQPGDGKFVVNDKEFDVYFPMLDHRAALLRPFSETKTLGMWDVSCTVKGGGVSGQVGAIQLGVSRALQNWAPDLRPPLREGGFLTRDSRVVERKKPGKAKARKSFQWVKR from the exons ATGCTTTCTCGGTTAATCAGCAAATCCTCCAATCTTCGATTTCTGACCCTAATTTCCTCCCAAATTCACCTTCAAAGCCCTAATCCCATCTTTCCACAAAACCCGTTAACCTCAATCAAACCCATATACCCGCACCCCAATCTCTCCAAAATCCCTCATTTCTACTCCACCAGCAACAATAGCAACAACAACAATGGAGATAGGCAAGACTCGATTCCAAATCTGTGGCAGCTGTCGTCCGAAGCAGACGATTCCATCGAGTCCATTTTCGGGGTAGAATCGGAGGAAAATAATGAACACGTGGAGCAAGTGAAGGAATCGGCAAATGGGTCTGACTCTTGGTTGGCAGAATCATTGGATTCGGGTGGCGGCGTTGATGATGGTGTTGATAAATTTAAAGGGGTGATGGAAGAAGTGAAGGGTGGTGGAGATGGTCACGAGGGGTGGGCAACAGCAGAGGGGTATAAGCCGTGGAGTTTTGCTGGGGAGGATAAGGAAGATGAGCGGAATTTGTTTGATGTCGGAGGGGAAGAAGGAGTggaggaaagaagagaaagtgggGAGTGGGGATTGGAGGGTTCTAGAGGGGAGGATTTGGTAAAGAAGAGGAGTGCAGAGGAGGAGAAGCAGCTGGAAATTGAGGAGAAAGCTCTTACTGATGTTCTTAAAG GTCCAAATCGTGCATTTGGAGATCTTATTGCAGCTTCTGGAATCACAGAAGCTATGTTGGAtagtttgattgctttgaaGGACCTTGAAGGAATTCAAGGACTTCCTCCGCTGCGAGAAATTGAAGATATGCGGTATGCAAAGAGTACAAGAAAATCCGCAAGAGCCGAAATCGAGCGCCAGAAGCAGGAGGAGGCTGCAAAGGCGCGAGTCAGGCAAGTAGATGATAAGGGAAGGGCATATGGGACAGGAAGGAGGAAATGCAGTATAGCTCGAGTATGGGTTCAACCTGGTGATGGTAAATTTGTAGTGAATGACAAAGAGTTCGATGTCTATTTCCCAATGCTTGATCATCGAGCTGCCCTTCTTCGACCTTTCTCTGAAACTAAGACATTGGGTATGTGGGACGTGAGTTGCACTGTAAAAGGGGGTGGTGTATCAG GTCAGGTTGGTGCTATTCAATTGGGCGTCAGCCGGGCACTGCAAAACTGGGCACCAGATTTACGTCCTCCTTTGAGAGAAG GTGGTTTTTTGACACGGGATTCGAGGGTTGTTGAAAGGAAAAAGCCTggaaaagcaaaagcaagaaagaGCTTCCAGTGGGTCAAGCGATAG